DNA sequence from the Parasphaerochaeta coccoides DSM 17374 genome:
TGGAAAAGGAGTCATTAAACGATGCCTTGGCTTTGAAATGCGGGTTCTCTGTCATGATGTATATCAAGATCCGGAACTGTTGACCATGAAAGACGTGACATATACCGATCTTGAGACGCTGATAAGCAATAGTGACTTCATCAGCATCCATACTCCTTTGACACCGGATACTCATAATCTTTTCTCCTCAGAGACTTTCAAAAAGATGAAACCCCGCGCCATCTTAGTGAATACCGCGCGCGGAGGCATCATTGATGAGAGAGCATTGTACGACGCCCTGATTGCCAAGCAGATTGGAGGGGCGGGATTAGATGTCACCAGTGGAGATGAGCCCTATGAGGGATTGCGTCATCTTCCCAACTGCATCCTGACTCCCCATGCTGGAGCGGCAACCTATGAAGCCGGTAGCAAGATGAGTTATCTTGCCGCTGAGAATGTACTGGCAGTCTTGGAAGGCAGGGAATGTAAGAACATAGTTTCCTGATGTTCTGAACTGCATGGCGACAGAATCATTGTCCCGGTGAAAAAAACAATTGCGGTCAATATATCATCTACGTAAAAGCCTTGCCGAAAATACACCAGCAAGGCTTTTACGAGTCGGCGACATCGTGAATTGACTAAGGAATATTCCCCATTCTGCTCCCATGTTTACAAATCAACCTGTCCCACCTGTTCCCATGGAGCTTCCGGATGGCTGAAATGCCCATAGGTATCATAGTGACGGTATATGGGACGGAGCAGGTCGAGCTGGGCTATGATGGAGGCTGGGGAGAAATTGAATTTCTCCGTGATGATTTTTTCTATCTCCCTGTCGCTTTTCTTTCCTGTTCCAAACGTGTTTACGTAGATGGAGACGGGGAAAGGAACGCCAATGGCATAGGCAACCTGCAATTCCAGACGTGATGCCAGGCCGGTTGCCACGATGTTCTTGGCCACATAGCGGGCGTAGTATGAAGCGGAACGGTCTACCTTGGAAGGATCCTTGCCACTGAAAGCGCCGCCGCCATGCCTGCCAGCACCGCCGTAGGTGTCCACGATGATTTTTCTTCCGGTCAGGCCGGTATCCGCGGCGGGGCCGCCCAAGACAAACCGACCTGTGGGATTGAAATAATACTTCGTATCACCATCCAACAGGTTCGTTCCCTCCAAGACAGGGCGGACAAGGTCTTCCAGGAATACATGCTCCAACTCCTCGCGGGTTATGTCAGGGGAATGCTGGTGGGAAAGAACCACGGAATCAATCCTCACCGGTTTATGATTATCATAGCGAATGGAAATCTGGCTCTTGGCATCAGGCCGCAGGAAAGGGAGAGTTCCATTTTTGCGGAGAAGCGCCGCTCTTTTGAGTATCTTGTGGGCATAGGTGAGAGGGGCGGGAAGATATTCCGGTGTCTCATTGGTAGCGTAGCCGAACATGATGCCTTGGTCTCCGGCTCCCTGTACGCCGAAAAGGTTCGTCTGCGCCGATACCCCCATGGCTATATCCTGTGACTGGGGAGCTATCAGGTTCGTAATCCGCACCGTATCGGCGGCGAAACCGGAACCTTCTTCCGTATAGCCGATGTCCCTGATGACCGAACGGACGATATCATCGACCGCCAGCTTTGCCTGTGTCGCAACCTCTCCGCCAATGATGACCGTGTTCGCAGTGACGAAAGTTTCGATGGCGACGCGTGAAAGCGGATCCTGGGACAAGGCTGCATCAAGAAGGGCGTCGGAAATCTGGTCGCTTACCTTGTCAGGATGTCCTTCGCTGACGGATTCTGAAGAAAAAAGATAAGAAGATTGTATAACCATGCTGAGGTTCTCCCTTTTAGCAATTATATTTGCGACGCCTGCAAGCCGGGAGCTTTTCAAATCGGCGTCGTAGTCTTGCCCGATACTATACAGATGATACTGGAGAGATTCAACAGACAAAGGTATAATATGGCTTTGGAGGATATTCATGACATCATATGCACTACATGACATACCGGATGTGGAAAATGTGACAATCTCACCGGATGCCCGCCATGTCAGGATCATAGACCAGACGCAGTTGCCGATGCGTCGTGTTTTTCTGGATATTTCACAGCGTGAGGACATGTATGAAGCCATCCATTCCTTGCGTGTCAGAGGAGCCCCTGCCATAGGCATCTTCGCGGCCTACAGCATGGCTGTCCTGGCCACGGGTATTGACGGGCTTCCCTATGGAGAGTTCCGCGACAGGCTTGGACAGATGGGTACGTATCTTGATTCTTCCCGCCCTACCGCGGTCAATCTTGGATGGGCAATCCGCCGTATTATGGCGGTTGTCGATGCTTTTCCAATGAAAAAAGTGCCAGAAATAGTCTCTCTTGTCTGCCAGGAGGCTATCGCCATCCAAGAGGAGGATATTGGGATGTGCCGGAAGATTTCCTCTTATGGCCTGTCCCTGGTCAAGGACGGGGACGGCATCCTGACACACTGCAACGCAGGGCCTCTGGCTACCAGCAGGTACGGTACGGCATTGGGGCCTTTGTTCCTCGGCAAAGAGAAAGGGATGACATTCCATGTGTACGCTGATGAGACAAGACCTTTGCTCCAGGGCGCTCGCTTGACTTCTTACGAACTCCATCAGGCGGGAATAGATGTCACCCTGATCTGTGACAACATGGCTTCCTTGGTGATGAAGCAGGGGAGGATACAGGCATGTTTCGTTGGATGCGATCGGATTGCGGCAAACGGAGATGTCGCGAACAAGATAGGAACCAGCGGCGTCGCCATCCTTGCGCGTCATTATGGGATTCCTGTCTATGTCCTCGGCCCGTGGTCAACCGTTGACCTTGCCTGCCGGACAGGAGATGACATTGAGATTGAACTGCGTGACGGGGATGAGATAAAGAAGAAGTTCTTCGCGGAACCCACCGCGCCGGAAGGCGTAGCCTGCTATAATCCGGCTTTTGATGTGACGGATCATTCTTTGATTTCCGCAATCGTCACGGACAGAGGCATCTGCCGACCGCCCTTCACGGAAAGTCTCATGGCACTATCATGAGACGGGACGTGCTGGAATGACAAGACCGGAAAGATAATGCTGAAAAGACACCGCTGGGGGATGCCGACAGACCGCCTGATGCTATGGAGCTGGCCGCCATGAACCATCTTCCAGCGCAGTCCTGAGACGGAGGGCTTTCTCCTCGGTGAATTGGGCGCCTTGCTGGGAGATGGTTTCTCCCGCCAGGAATGAAGCGATTTCCCCTGAATCATCGGTGGTTCGTCCGGTGCATAGTCCGTAGAGGAAACCTGCGGCGTAGATGTCTCCGGCGCCTGTGGTATCGACAGGCTCCAGGGAACCCAGTACCGGTATCCTCACTACTTTCCCCGCCCGTGATATGTAGGAACCGCGTTTTCCATCCTTGACAATGGCAATGCGGCAGAGTTTGCCCATGCTCCTGCAACATTCATGAGGGTCGTAGTTGTTGAACAGGATGCGGGCTTCCTCGCTGTTTGCAAAAACAATGTCGCAATAGTCGGTGATGATTCTGAGGAAGGTGTCACGGTACCGGCCTACGGCAAAGGAGTCCGCGACATCGAACGCTACAATGATATCCCTGTTCCGTGTCTCTTTCAGGGCAGTCATGATGGCATTCTGTTGTTCAGGGGTGTCCCACATATAGCCCGTGAAATAGAAGACATCGGACAGGCGGAGGGACTCAAGGACGATGTCATGGGCAGAGTAGAACCGGTTGGCCCCCAGATATGTGTTCATGGTGCGTTCAGAGTCAGGAGTGACCAAGATGATGGAAGAACCGGTCGGCTCCGAAGATAGCGCCAGTTCATTGCGAACCCCCATGATCCGAAGCCTGTCCGCGTACATCTTGCCGAATGCATCATCACCTATCTTCCCGGCGAGCGTAGTGTCAACGCCCATGGCATGCAAAGTAATCAGTGTGTTGGGACAGTCCCCGCCAGGAGTGATCACGCTTGTTCGTCCGCTGAGGAAGGCTTCCAATTCGAGACGTTTGCGTTTGTCAGTCAGATGCATCGTGCCCTTGTGCAGACCCAGGCGTGCCAGCTCATCGTCTGTGACTGATGTGATGATGTCGATCAGTGTGTTTCCTATTCCATAGACACGGGCCGAAGGATTTCTCATGAAACCATAGTAACCGCAATGTTCCGTGGATTCAACCGTGAGCGTGAACAAAACATCGACCGGAACAGAAAGAGCGGAGATTTCCGTTCTTGCTAATACCTTCCGCTGCGGGTAGGATGGGGACAGAGGAGACTGAATATGGCTCAGAACCAAGGCGGCCGCTATATCATTGACGGAGGCAGGCCGGTATCCGGGACTGTCCGCATCAGTGGCAACAAGAATGCGGCGCTTCCCTGTCTTGCCGCCACGCTCCTTGCCAGGGAACCGGTGACGCTGCGCAACATTCCACGCATAGCCGATGTCGGCGTCATGGTGGAGCTGCTTGAGATTCTTGGGATGCGGGTGGAGAACCGGGAACCGGGAGTCTACCATATCAGCGGTACGCCGTCCGTCCGTGACCTTCCTTATACCTTGGTTGATGCCGTGAGGGGATCCATACTTCTTGTCGGGCCATTGGTTGCGCGGTGCGGAGCGGTACGGCTTCCCCCTCCCGGTGGAGATGTCATAGGCCTGCGTCGGCTGGACACTCATTTCTCCGTGCTGGAAGCCTTGGGCGCCACGTGCGTCCTTCATGACAACGGTCTTCTGGATGTCCGCACGCCATCAGGACTGTCCGGAACTGATGTTTTCCTGGACGAAGCCTCTGTCACCGCGACAGAAAATGCCGTCATGGCCGCCTCGGTAGCGTCAGGAACGACTATCCTGCGCAATGCCGCCTGTGAACCGCATGTCCAGGATCTCTGCTCCATGCTGAACCAGATGGGAGCGAAAATCAGCGGGATTGGTTCTAATCTCCTTGTCATAGAAGGCGTCGCCGAACTGCATGGCTGTGATTTCACCATTGGCTATGATTACATGGAGGCAGGTTCTTTCATTGGACTTGCTGCGGCCACCCGTGGGACTTTAATCCTGGAAGGGACTGATGGTCATGATGTTCCCATGATTCGGAACGGATTCGCCCGGCTGGGAATAGAATGGGAGTCCCTTGCAGGGAATCGTCTCGTTGTTCCCGCGGAGCAGAGGTTGTCCATAGTCAGGACGGTGAACGGAGGGACGCCGAAACTGGACGATGCTCCCTGGCCGGGATTCCCGGCGGATCTGCTGAGCATCATGACTGTCGTCGCTACCCAGGCAAAGGGAAACATCCTGATACATGAAAAGATGTTTGAGTCACGGATGTTCTTCATCGACTGGTTGATTCGGATGGGGGCGGATATCATCCTCTGTGATCCCCATAGGGCGGTCGTCACCGGCCCCATGGCCTTGACTCCAGCTCGGCTCACCAGCCCGGATGTCCGTGCCGGCATGGCGTTGATAATAGCGGCTCTCTGCGCTGAGGGGCGTTCAGAGATACAGAATGTCTACCAGGTTGAACGCGGATACGAGGATCTTGTAGGCAAATTGAAAATCCTGGGAGCTGCAATTGAGAGGGTCGAATAATCCACAGGCCTAAATACCGTGTTGCAATGAGTTGCATGGATGAGAGGGTAAGTTGTTCATAGGTTATCCACAAGTTATCCACAGGCTGGTATGCCTTGGTTGGGCAGGGGGAGCATGGCAATGGGATAACCACTGCCGACGTCAATGGGGAGGTCTGTCCTTGGTTTTTAGGCAATTAATTATATATTATAGAATTACAAAAAATAAAATTGTTAAAATTCCATTAAGAAGTTATATAATTCTTATGTTGAAACACCATACAAAGACATGATAGTTGGCAAGGAAAAATAAAAGCTGTCCACAGGTTATCCACAGGCTGGAATTTGTCATGGATTTGTCATCCCGCGTGGTTTCCATCTAATGATTCCTTGCTGATTTCCAGTATTTCTTGCCTGGAAGATAATATACGTGCCCTGTCCAGGACGCTGAACAGTTCTCTGATGTTTCCCTCCCATTCCCGGCTCATGAGAATGTCCATGCCCTTCGGGGAGACGTGCCGGGTTTCTCCTGCCTGCTCAAGATAATGGCGGCATAATTCCGGTATATCATCCTTCCTTTCCCGTAAAGGAGGCATGTGGATGTTCAGATGATTGAGCCGATAATAATAGTCCGGACGGAGAACCCTTGAATCCTTGAGTTGAGCCAATGAAAGGCAGGAAGCTGAAATGAGACGGAAATGTGAAACCTGTTCCTTCGTTGTTCCGATTTTCGTATAGGTGTGGTTTTCCTGCGCCCTGAGCAGCTTGGCTTGTGTTGGTAAGGAAAGCTCCTGTATTTCATCAAGGAAAAGAGTGCCGCCCGTTGATTCTCCAATCAGACCTTCGGAGTCGCAATGGGCGTCGGTATATGCACCTCGGACTTTCCCAAAGAGGATGGCGTCAACCAGGTTTCCGCGCAAGGACGAGCTGTTCACCCGCAGGATTTTTCCTTTCAGTCCGGAAAAATGATGGAGCATGTCCGCGCAGATTTCCTTCCCGGTGCCGGTTTCTCCTGAGATATGCACAGGGACATGCGTCTGAGGGGCGAACAGTAATATCTGCTCCCTTACTTTCTCCATGACGGACGAGGAACCGACAAGATGTGTGCGCAGGAATGCGTGATCCGCGCATTTTCTGTCACGGGGTTCGTATGACTCATGGACGGACTCACAAACGGAAGCGTCTCTGGCGTGGACGAATCGACTGATGATTTGAGGCAAGTGGTCGGTCGTCCATGCATCTTCGTATGAAAGGGAAAACAGGCAATGACCCAATTTCTGCATGGGGAGGGGAATTTTTCCAGCTTTGTAAAGTTCGATGACCAGGCAGCCGGGATATGTTTCTTTAATCCAGCTGACGAGGAGTGGTGGATTGATTTCCTTGGTGCCGTGGGTATCGATGATGACAACATTGGGAGGCTTCATGTTTTTCCGGCAGTAGGTGAAAAAATCTTCCTGCGTGGAGACCTTCAGGCATTTGTATCCCAAGACTTTGTTCACCGCTGTACGTACATGACAGTCTCCTGTGATCAGGAGGGGAGTTACCATAGACAGCTCTTTTTACATGTGGATTACCCCTGTAGACAAACAAAAGCCGCCATGTGGGGACAATAAAAAGAACATACACCTACCGAATAAAAAAATAAATAAAGAATTTTAAAAACCAGAGGAAAATGCTTCCGCATTACGGAAATCTGAAAAAACGGCCACCCAAAAAACAGTTTCCGCAAGGGGAGAAACGATAGGTGATGGAGAACTTCAGAAATCTTTCATCCTCAGCTGCAAAGCGATAATTTTCTCCCAGGTTTCCGGAAACACTATTCGCCCGCTTGCTAAAGGAACTTCCCCGGCCGCATGATTGGGAGCCTCCTTGAGGAGAACAGGCGCAGACAACACGAATATGGTAACCGAAGATCGGCCACAGTTTCGGTGATTGACAGCATCGGCCTCTGTGGGCATGATGAAAAACATGGTACGGATACATTGGCCGTGGAGCAAGAAAAAATCACCAGATTCATCCTTCCGAAAAGAAAAAACGGCAACTCAAGACAGTCTTCCACGGGTAGCGGCACTTGCCGCCGCAGCGTTGCGCCGTACACGGGAAATCATCGGATTGACCGGCTCCCGGCTTGCCGGTTCACAGGCCGCGCGGGATGCAGCGAAGCTGTTGCATGACGACTTGGCAAAAGTCTGTGATTCCACCGCAAGCCAGACATTTCTCATGAATGTCGGCTCATATGCCGGATGGATACGCTGGGTTCCACTGCTCTATATCATTGCCCTTGCCTTTGCCTGGGCATCCCTGCCGATGGTTTCGTTCATTTTGTTCCTCATATGCGCTTTCTATGCCATCAATCAGTTCATTTTCTTCCGACCTGTCGGGGAAATAACCCATCCCAAGGATGAAGGAATCAATGTTCACGGGGTGATAGAACCGTCGGGACAAGCGCGGAGAACCATTGTATTCAGCGGACACCATGACAGTGCCCGGTTGGACACATTCAGTACCGGAAGCAAGAAGGAGTATATGTCCACGGTTTTCCTGCCTTTCGCCTGCTGCATGTTTCTCTTTGCCGTGGTCGCAGTACTGACTGTCGGTTCCCTGTTCGGGCATTCTGTCGTTCCGTGGCGTTCGGTTCCCGTACTTGCCCTCCTTGTCATCGCAACTGTCTTATGGAAGATGGTGCTTCCGCTCAGGACATTCTTTTCTGAAGAAGCATCGCCCGGAGCCGGAGATAACCTGGTTTCCTCCTGTATTGTCATTGAGCTGGCCAGATATTTCCGCGCCCGTACCCGCAGAGGGAACCCCTTGGTCGGAACCCGATTGGTTTTTGCCAGCTTCGACGGTGAGGAAGTCGGAGTACGAGGCTCTCGTGCATGGTTCTCCCGGAACAAGGAACAGCTCATCCCTCCGGGGACGCTGGGGTATCATTTCAACATCGACTGTCCCTACCGACTACAGGATGTGAGCTTCCTGTCCACTGACGCACATGGTACCGTACACCTGTCTCAGCAATTCGCCACCCAATGCGCTGACGTGGCGCAGAGCATAGGATATAATGTCCATTCCCAGAAAATGCCGCTGCTCGCCGGAGCTACCGATGCCACGGAGGGAGCACGTGCCGGGCTGTCGGCTACTACCCTGATGGGAGTGTCATGGGAGGATGGCAGGAAATCCGCGCCATATCATACGCCGGAGGATACGCCGGATGCTGTCGAACCGGAAGCGCTGGAAGCAGTCTTGGCCATTGCCATCAAGCTGGTCGGGACTTTGGACGGTTTGGACGGCGAAGACGCAATGGAAGCCAGTGAAGATGTGACGGAAAGCTCGGATGAGGACGCTCCCTTGAAGTTCAAGCGTCTGACAAAGAGGTAAGGACGACAGAGCCTTTGCCATTACTCATGTTGGTGATTAAGGTGGGCAGGTCTGCCGCGGCACTGCTGGGAAGACTCCCGTGGAACGTGACGGAGGTGTCGAGGACTTCTTCCGTGATGGTCGCCTGGCGGGAATCCAGCAGCTTTTTCACCGGTTCATACAGGTGATATCCAATGGAAATGACAAATGCGGAGCGGGGGATGAGTTCTTCTGCCGGTACTCCCGCTACCGCCAGACGGGCGCAGTCGCCATAAGCCTTTACCAGCCCTCCTGTTCCAAGGAGTGTACCGCCGAAATAGCGGATAGCCAGCACAAGGATGTCGGTGAGCAGACTGCCCCTTAGCACTTCCAGCATGGGACGTCCTGCGGTGTTCTTGGGTTCATGATCATCACTGAAAGAAAATTCGTCACCGTTTTTTCCGTAGACACCAGCATGTACGACATGAGTGGCATCTGGATAGGCGGTTTTCGTTTCCTTGACGATGAGCTTGGCTTGCACGGCGGAAGTACACGGGACGGCAATGGAGATGAAGCGGGATTTCCGAACCTCTAATTCAGTTTCGAAACGACCGGTCGGCACGCGCATCGTCATGGCTCCGTCCTCTTACTTCACGTTTTCCGCCACGTCTTCCGTTGTGTCTTCCGCTAAAGTTTCAGGACGATTGAGCAACTCCACCTTGTGGCTGAGCATGACGCGGTCATCAAAGATGAATACGCCTTTCACGTTTTTCCCCGCAAGCATGTCGGGAAGCCAAAGCTCGTCATCAGACCACATCTTCTCATAGGGGAGATCCTGTTCATCACACCAGAACGGACGGGCTTCATCTGTTTCCCTGGGCGTCCCGGTCCATGATGTCGCGGTGAAGACATGCCCGCGCATAGCAAGACCGTCGGTGAACTGGAAATCCAACACGCCTCGGTATTCAGGGTCGATGATATCCATGTCCGTTTCTTCCTTGAACTCCCTGATGGCGGCTTCCGTCGCGGTTTCAGCTACTTCTATATGCCCGCCGGGTACGTTCACCAAACCGTCCCCAAGGCCGCGTTTCTTGTCAATCAAGAGTATCTGGCGTTTCCCGTCATCAGATGTGCGCAGCAGATATGTCAGCACACAGGTTTCGGTCGGTTCCCAGACATCCCAGTCAACGTCCTCGACGGTTCGGGCGGCGCTGTAGTCAATGCGGGCAGGTTGGACTCTGTCCTGCTTCTTGCGTTCCGCTTCCTGTGCGGCAGCTTCCGCTTTTTCCTTTTCCTCCGGGTGCTTTTCCAGGTGACAGGACGTACAAAGGTTGTCGTCATGTCCGACTACGTGGGCGTAGTCCATGCGTTTCCCGCATCCGGCGCAGTGAAGGCGGAAAGGCCAGACCCATTTGCGCAGAAAGAAGCCTGCGACCAGGAGAATGATTGCCGCGACAGCGACCAGCCAGTGGGTCATCTCGTTCTGTAAGACAAACACTGCACTGATGTTGAGGAGCAATGCTCCCAGGGCAATGTAGACCGTCGCTCGTCGTTTCTTGTCTGTACCGGGGTACTTGCGCTGTGTCATGTTGACCGCAAGGATCGCAATGATGATCCAAAGATAATTTTCTGCAAGGAATCGTACTATCATGAGGCACAGCGTATCTTGCCATCCCTGATGCGTCAAGCGTATGACGCCTATGATTGTGTGATTGTCCGGCAATCAAGGGCACTGTCCGGGGCAATCATGGGCGCGGATATCCAGAACGGCATGGAAAATATTGCAACAAAGGACTTTAGGATGGATAATCGTTGTATATGGATGGCGCAAGGACATCATGTGAAAAATGGAGGTGCCTCCCATGGCGTGGCTGAAACCAGATGTAAAGAAACTAGAGCAAAGAAGAAATGTCAAAGGTCTCATCAAGGCGATGAAATACGCAAAGGATGATGGAACCACGTCCATGCTTGCACTGATGGCGCTGAAAGATATGAAGGCAAAGGAAGCGATTCCCGCAATTGAGAAGTTTCTGATGTACGCATCCAGGCAACACAGTGATTTTTACACCAAGGATACCGTGCGACGATGTTGTGACTGTCTGAGAGCTATGGATTATGAACCGACGAATCAGGAAATCGGCGCGTTTTATTGGGGGAATACGTCCCAATATGATAAGCTTGCAACCTGTGACCCCGCGTTGGCGATTCCTCAGTTTTTTGCATTTTTTGCCAGAGGTGGTTATTGCGAGAAGTGGCTTAATGCGTATCTTGCCTTGGATGCCGTCACCGGCTTTATGTCTCTGCTTGCCTTCACGGGGCAGATATTTGAACAATACAAGAGCTTTACCAAAAGCACGCCGTCCATCAACTACAGTCTGGATTCCGATAAGCGAAAAGCCGCGTATATGGAACATCTGGTTACCCTTTTGCAAAATGCTGTAGACGTTGTATGTGCATATAAGCACAATGCGGCGTTCAGCTATCTGATACAGCTATACAATCAGGTTAATGAGGAAATTTACTCTGATCCGGAGGGAGGGTTCCCGGATATGTTCCGCGCCGTTAAAATCCGTTCCCACATTGTAGTGAGAGTCGGCCAATTTCCCTTTGAAAATTTTGGAGAGCAGATATGCGCGTTCCTCTCCAACGTGTTGAACTATGACAGAGCCGATTTGGTGAAGCATGAGGCGATGATGGGGGCTGAAAAATTGCCCCCGCATCTAAAGCAATATCAGCCTCTGCAATCAGGGCTTCGCACATTCTATGATTCCTTGACGGCTCAAAAGTCATCTCTATCAATGGGGAAATCCTATTGGTTGAAGCCGCTCGAAAAATTAATAGGTCTGGAGAGTTAATGAAAAGGATGGGAGAAAATGGATGATACTCGTGATATTAAGGTAATTGGAATCGGCGGCTGTGGCTGCAACGTCGTAAACAGGATACTGGATACAGGCGGGATTGGCTCCCCGGATGCGGCGAAAGAGACGCTGTCCCTGGATTTGGAACACGAGGCGAATCATGACATTCATTTCATAGCCATGAATACGAACCAGCATGCGCTGGGAAGTTCTCTGGCGGATACGCGGATTTTCCTGGGCGGTGAGGGTATTGTGGAGCAGCCTTCTCCCATGGACGTAAAGCGTTTTGTGAAAGATGGTGCCGAAGAGATTCGGCAAGCCATTACAGGTGCCGGCATGGTGATTCTGATTGCGGGCATGGGCGGCGGTACAGGCACTGGCGCGACTCCCGCTGTCGCCCGGATTGCGCGTGAGCTTGGCATCCTGACACTGGGGTTTGTGACTACGCCTTTCTCTTTTGAAGGCAAAAAGAGAATTGAGGAGGCCGAGCGCGGCGTTCGTGAATTGGCGGGAACTGTCGATACCCTGGTCGTCATCCCCAACGACAAGCTGTTTGAAAGCGCAAATCCGAATACGTCTATTCAAGATGCGTTTCACGTGTCTGATGAAGTGGTTCGCTTAGGTGTCCGGACGGTCATGGATACATTCCTGACTTCCGGCAGCGTGAACCTTGCGCTTAAGGACGTTGATAAGATTGTCCGTGCCGAAGGGATTGCGTACATCGAAAACCCGCTCGTTTTGGGTTGATACATTAAAAAGCAGAAGGAGGCGATGAATCATTATGATAAAAATTATTTCGGGTACAATCATCGTGATTTGTGCGGTTTGTTTGCTGGCACTCGCAATTAAGTCGCTGATAGAGCGATTACGTCAAGGCAAAGATAAAAACACGGGAACTCCGACCTTTAAAAGCATTCATACAGCCGAAACGGATTCGCCGAAGGCTACGGTGTCCATGACGGATAGTTCCGACTCCCATGCGGAAGATAAAACGGATTGTCCCTATTGTGGTGGAACAGGGAGGTATGAATGCTATTCTTCCTTGTCTGGCGTGGGGGGAAGTTGGGAGGAGCCATGTCCCTTTTGCAACAAAAGCGGTGGGGATAAGTAGGAATCGGTCAAGGAAATGAAGGTTCTTGCCCAAAAGCAAAAGAAAGCAGAGGAATGACAAACCTTTCCTTCTCTCCACAAGCATACGGCGTTGCGTCACGGAGGATTTTGGGGTAATCTGGGAACGCTCAGAAGATTATGGAGGAGAATATGTACGGAGCAGAACTTTCCGGTTATCTGGATCATACACTTCTCGCCGCGGATGCGACGGAGAAGAAAATAAAGGAACTGTGCGCACAGGCCGCCCAGTACCATTTTGCCAGCGTTTGCGTCAACAGTTGCCATGCGGCACTCTGCGCCGACCTGTTGGCCGGAACTCCGGTCAAAGTCTGCACCGTGGTGGGTTTCCCTCTAGGCGCAAT
Encoded proteins:
- a CDS encoding M28 family metallopeptidase — protein: MVRIHWPWSKKKSPDSSFRKEKTATQDSLPRVAALAAAALRRTREIIGLTGSRLAGSQAARDAAKLLHDDLAKVCDSTASQTFLMNVGSYAGWIRWVPLLYIIALAFAWASLPMVSFILFLICAFYAINQFIFFRPVGEITHPKDEGINVHGVIEPSGQARRTIVFSGHHDSARLDTFSTGSKKEYMSTVFLPFACCMFLFAVVAVLTVGSLFGHSVVPWRSVPVLALLVIATVLWKMVLPLRTFFSEEASPGAGDNLVSSCIVIELARYFRARTRRGNPLVGTRLVFASFDGEEVGVRGSRAWFSRNKEQLIPPGTLGYHFNIDCPYRLQDVSFLSTDAHGTVHLSQQFATQCADVAQSIGYNVHSQKMPLLAGATDATEGARAGLSATTLMGVSWEDGRKSAPYHTPEDTPDAVEPEALEAVLAIAIKLVGTLDGLDGEDAMEASEDVTESSDEDAPLKFKRLTKR
- a CDS encoding IMPACT family protein, coding for MTMRVPTGRFETELEVRKSRFISIAVPCTSAVQAKLIVKETKTAYPDATHVVHAGVYGKNGDEFSFSDDHEPKNTAGRPMLEVLRGSLLTDILVLAIRYFGGTLLGTGGLVKAYGDCARLAVAGVPAEELIPRSAFVISIGYHLYEPVKKLLDSRQATITEEVLDTSVTFHGSLPSSAAADLPTLITNMSNGKGSVVLTSLSDA
- a CDS encoding 8-oxo-dGTP diphosphatase yields the protein MIVRFLAENYLWIIIAILAVNMTQRKYPGTDKKRRATVYIALGALLLNISAVFVLQNEMTHWLVAVAAIILLVAGFFLRKWVWPFRLHCAGCGKRMDYAHVVGHDDNLCTSCHLEKHPEEKEKAEAAAQEAERKKQDRVQPARIDYSAARTVEDVDWDVWEPTETCVLTYLLRTSDDGKRQILLIDKKRGLGDGLVNVPGGHIEVAETATEAAIREFKEETDMDIIDPEYRGVLDFQFTDGLAMRGHVFTATSWTGTPRETDEARPFWCDEQDLPYEKMWSDDELWLPDMLAGKNVKGVFIFDDRVMLSHKVELLNRPETLAEDTTEDVAENVK